A genomic segment from Desulfonatronum lacustre DSM 10312 encodes:
- a CDS encoding LytR/AlgR family response regulator transcription factor, whose protein sequence is MSELRVLLIHPDPQLRHELRRQLREMDGVKVLGEAVSAFEAMELLEGVGYHAFFLGLDLPDGVSGLELAQILGQRKRRPAMVFLAADEAHAFKAFELGATDYLLWPCTDERLKRTLARLRRLPADAHIAEPEGNSRKSRDFEGDEETLQISMGEEEEDNFLKALRQAWDYNQARPVEIEKLPITLDGRVILVPYSQIVFVEAYEDYSFVHTNQDKYLTSFRLKYLEDRLRSHRFFRVHRKFLVNLELVTEIASLPGSNFMLRTTGKKRIELPVSRRRIADLKQILGL, encoded by the coding sequence ATGAGTGAACTCCGCGTACTGCTGATCCATCCCGATCCCCAGTTGCGTCATGAACTGCGGCGGCAACTGAGAGAGATGGACGGGGTGAAGGTGCTGGGGGAGGCCGTTTCCGCATTTGAGGCCATGGAATTGTTGGAAGGGGTCGGCTATCATGCCTTTTTTCTGGGACTGGATCTGCCGGACGGAGTCAGCGGCCTTGAACTGGCCCAGATTCTCGGGCAGCGCAAGCGTCGTCCGGCCATGGTCTTTTTGGCCGCGGATGAAGCCCACGCCTTCAAGGCTTTTGAACTGGGGGCCACGGACTACCTGCTCTGGCCCTGCACCGACGAGCGATTGAAGCGCACGTTGGCCCGACTGCGCCGACTCCCGGCTGACGCGCACATTGCCGAGCCCGAGGGCAATTCCAGAAAATCCAGGGATTTTGAGGGCGATGAAGAGACCTTGCAGATTTCCATGGGCGAGGAAGAAGAAGACAATTTCCTCAAGGCCCTGCGTCAAGCCTGGGACTACAACCAGGCCCGTCCGGTGGAGATCGAAAAGCTGCCCATCACTCTGGACGGCCGGGTCATTCTGGTGCCCTACAGCCAGATCGTCTTCGTGGAGGCCTACGAAGACTATAGTTTCGTGCATACCAATCAGGACAAATACCTGACCTCGTTCCGCTTAAAGTACCTGGAAGACCGTTTGCGGTCGCACCGTTTCTTTCGGGTGCATCGCAAGTTTCTGGTCAACCTGGAATTGGTTACGGAAATCGCTTCCCTGCCGGGCAGCAACTTCATGCTCCGGACCACGGGGAAAAAGCGCATTGAACTGCCGGTCAGCCGCCGCCGCATCGCGGATTTGAAGCAGATTCTCGGCCTCTGA
- the mobA gene encoding molybdenum cofactor guanylyltransferase yields the protein MNQGGSPAGVVLAGGKSSRLGHDKARIVFSGVSLLSRSVDLLKRHCDMVHVVGRLSEDHGLNVPSFLDAVPGRGPGGGIATALSRLGRPCLVLSCDLPLMDDRTLRRLKTGWREKPDTALMTTFQQEDTGYIEALVAMYEPEALPLLERAFDQGLYQLNRILTEPMRHHIPYPRSEATPFFNVNHPADLSMLRHLETTANGSWEKGAV from the coding sequence ATGAATCAGGGAGGATCGCCGGCCGGAGTCGTGCTGGCCGGCGGCAAGAGCAGTCGACTGGGTCATGACAAGGCGCGGATTGTTTTTTCCGGGGTCAGTTTGCTGTCCCGGTCCGTGGATCTGCTGAAGCGCCATTGCGACATGGTGCATGTCGTCGGAAGACTTTCGGAAGACCACGGACTGAATGTACCGAGCTTTCTCGACGCCGTGCCGGGGCGCGGTCCGGGAGGAGGGATTGCCACTGCCTTGAGTCGTCTTGGTCGGCCATGTTTGGTGCTGTCCTGCGACCTGCCCCTGATGGATGATCGGACGTTGCGCCGCCTCAAGACCGGGTGGCGGGAGAAGCCGGACACGGCCTTGATGACCACCTTCCAGCAGGAAGACACCGGGTACATCGAGGCTCTGGTCGCGATGTACGAACCCGAGGCCCTGCCTCTGTTGGAGCGGGCGTTTGACCAGGGGCTGTATCAACTCAACCGGATTCTGACCGAGCCGATGCGGCACCATATTCCCTACCCACGGTCCGAAGCTACGCCGTTTTTCAACGTCAACCATCCCGCTGACCTTTCCATGCTGCGCCATCTGGAGACGACGGCGAACGGCTCTTGGGAAAAGGGGGCCGTTTAA
- a CDS encoding formate dehydrogenase accessory protein FdhE → MTDLAKEEQRFARKIGALRAKGNFPTAMLNLLETVGGRQFQAMVEQTSKDDASTGLPDLTAPERHVQGASLLPRASFSLDLEPARVLLTAILEDVRAAGSELEIGADRVMEALETEELSVERLFRAYLDEDQEFFAIWAEKTPTTPKLLFFLAQSALTPFIKSLARRIVEARPLNGVWEHGHCPVCGSLPYLSSLETREGLRKMHCCFCQTAYRVARIGCVYCGERDPQKLHYFDVEDLPGFRVDLCDQCRMYVKTADFRQLDRISVPVLDDLESLAMDVLAQARGHARPTLSAFGF, encoded by the coding sequence ATGACTGACTTGGCAAAGGAAGAACAACGTTTTGCACGAAAGATCGGCGCGTTGCGCGCGAAAGGCAATTTCCCGACGGCCATGCTGAACCTTTTGGAAACAGTGGGCGGAAGACAGTTTCAGGCCATGGTCGAGCAGACGTCCAAGGACGATGCTTCGACCGGATTACCCGATTTGACGGCTCCTGAGCGGCATGTTCAGGGCGCCAGCTTGTTGCCGCGAGCATCCTTTTCTCTGGACCTGGAACCGGCTCGGGTCCTGTTGACGGCCATCCTGGAGGATGTCCGGGCCGCGGGATCGGAGCTGGAGATCGGCGCGGACCGGGTGATGGAAGCCCTGGAGACCGAGGAACTCAGTGTCGAACGTCTGTTTCGGGCATATTTGGATGAGGATCAGGAATTTTTCGCCATTTGGGCTGAAAAAACTCCGACAACACCGAAATTGTTGTTCTTTCTCGCTCAAAGTGCTTTGACGCCGTTCATCAAAAGCTTGGCTCGCCGGATCGTCGAAGCACGCCCGTTGAACGGTGTTTGGGAGCACGGCCACTGTCCGGTTTGTGGGAGCCTGCCGTATCTTTCCAGCCTGGAAACCCGCGAAGGGCTGCGGAAGATGCACTGTTGTTTTTGTCAAACCGCGTATCGCGTCGCGCGGATCGGATGTGTTTACTGCGGCGAGCGGGACCCGCAAAAGCTGCACTACTTCGACGTTGAAGACCTGCCCGGATTCCGGGTCGATCTTTGTGATCAGTGCCGGATGTACGTCAAAACCGCCGACTTTCGGCAGTTGGACAGGATTTCCGTCCCGGTGCTGGACGACCTGGAATCCTTGGCCATGGACGTGCTGGCCCAGGCCAGGGGCCATGCCCGGCCGACCCTGTCGGCATTCGGTTTCTAG
- the thrS gene encoding threonine--tRNA ligase: MYIEIGDQQLEIGEGENCGQILSRALSKKKLKTAVGCRCAAGLFDVHTPVDPAQCTNLEAVDMSSPEGLTMIRHSAAHIMAEAVQGLFPTAKVTIGPDIENGFYYDFDFERPFTPQDLEAIEAEMAKSIAQNQPFQRRNISKQDARNLFESMGETYKLEILDALEDGTVSLYEHGGFTDLCRGPHVPSTGFVKAVKLTSVAGAYWRGDESKPMLQRIYGTAFASEKDLQKYLHRLEEAKKRDHRKLGVQLDLFSFCEEAGPGMPIFHPKGAMLRFLLEHFERREHLRRGYQLVQGPQMLRRELWERSGHYDNYRENMYFTEIDEQAYGVKPMNCLAHMLIYKSQVRSYRDLPLRFFELGTVQRHEKSGVLHGLLRVRQFTQDDAHILCRPDQLQDEIIAILHLVQDVMALFGFEYEVALSTRPEKSIGSDADWERATAALTNALETLGLKYAVNPGDGAFYGPKIDIKLKDALDRRWQCSTIQCDFTLPERFDLYYTGQDGNRHRPVMLHRVILGALERFLGILVEHYAGAFPVWLAPVQARILTVTDAQNPWAEECVRRLQAEGFRVETDLRNEKLGYKVREAQMQKIPFMLVIGEREAQSQAVNVRTRTGENRGEQSLDQIAAMIRDESSEPFKRGGMPYYLG, from the coding sequence GTGTATATCGAAATAGGTGACCAGCAGTTGGAAATCGGCGAAGGCGAGAACTGCGGTCAAATTTTGTCCCGCGCGTTGAGCAAAAAGAAGTTAAAGACCGCCGTCGGATGCCGTTGCGCCGCGGGCCTGTTCGACGTTCACACTCCCGTCGATCCCGCCCAATGCACCAATCTTGAAGCAGTGGACATGTCCAGCCCCGAGGGCTTGACCATGATCCGCCACAGCGCCGCCCACATCATGGCCGAGGCGGTCCAGGGCCTGTTTCCCACGGCCAAGGTGACCATCGGCCCGGACATTGAAAACGGCTTCTACTACGATTTCGATTTCGAACGCCCCTTCACCCCCCAGGACTTGGAAGCCATCGAAGCCGAGATGGCCAAGAGCATCGCCCAAAATCAGCCCTTCCAACGCCGAAACATCTCCAAGCAAGACGCCCGGAATCTTTTCGAAAGCATGGGCGAGACCTATAAACTGGAAATTTTGGACGCCTTGGAAGACGGTACCGTTTCCTTGTACGAACACGGCGGCTTCACGGATCTTTGCCGAGGCCCGCACGTGCCGTCCACCGGATTCGTCAAGGCGGTCAAACTGACCTCCGTGGCCGGGGCCTACTGGCGCGGCGACGAATCCAAGCCCATGCTTCAGCGGATCTACGGCACGGCCTTCGCGTCGGAAAAGGACCTCCAGAAATACCTGCATCGTCTGGAAGAGGCCAAGAAGCGCGACCATCGCAAGCTGGGTGTTCAATTGGACCTGTTCAGCTTTTGCGAAGAGGCCGGACCGGGGATGCCCATTTTTCATCCCAAAGGAGCCATGCTGCGCTTCCTTTTGGAACATTTCGAACGTCGGGAGCACCTGCGCCGGGGCTACCAGTTGGTCCAGGGTCCGCAGATGCTGCGTCGCGAACTATGGGAGCGTTCCGGACACTACGACAACTACCGGGAAAACATGTACTTCACCGAGATCGACGAACAGGCCTACGGCGTCAAGCCCATGAATTGCCTGGCCCACATGTTGATCTACAAGTCCCAGGTTCGCAGCTACCGGGATCTGCCGCTGCGTTTTTTCGAGCTGGGCACGGTCCAGCGCCATGAAAAGTCCGGCGTGCTTCACGGTCTGCTTCGGGTCCGCCAGTTTACCCAGGACGACGCCCATATCCTCTGCCGCCCGGATCAACTTCAAGATGAAATCATCGCCATCCTGCACCTTGTCCAGGACGTGATGGCGCTTTTCGGGTTCGAATACGAAGTGGCCCTGAGCACCCGCCCGGAGAAGTCCATCGGCTCGGACGCGGACTGGGAGCGGGCCACAGCCGCCCTGACCAACGCTCTGGAAACCCTGGGGCTGAAATATGCCGTCAACCCCGGCGACGGCGCCTTTTACGGACCGAAGATTGACATCAAGCTCAAGGATGCCCTAGATCGCCGCTGGCAATGTTCGACGATTCAGTGCGACTTCACCCTGCCGGAGCGCTTCGACCTTTACTACACCGGTCAAGACGGCAATCGCCATCGGCCGGTCATGCTCCACCGGGTGATCCTGGGGGCCCTGGAACGGTTTCTGGGGATTCTCGTGGAGCACTACGCCGGAGCGTTTCCGGTCTGGTTGGCCCCGGTTCAGGCCCGGATTCTCACGGTCACGGACGCCCAGAACCCTTGGGCCGAAGAGTGCGTCCGGCGGTTGCAAGCCGAAGGATTCCGGGTGGAAACGGATTTGCGCAATGAAAAACTGGGCTACAAGGTCCGCGAAGCCCAGATGCAAAAAATCCCGTTCATGCTCGTGATCGGCGAACGGGAGGCCCAGTCCCAGGCCGTAAACGTCCGCACCAGGACCGGCGAGAATCGCGGCGAGCAGTCCCTGGATCAGATCGCGGCCATGATCAGGGACGAGTCCAGTGAACCTTTCAAACGCGGAGGAATGCCCTATTACCTCGGTTAA
- the infC gene encoding translation initiation factor IF-3, whose translation MNLSNAEECPITSVKRTRCNKQIRAQEVRVIGEDGKQVGILPLAEALQYAESQGVDLVEVSPEANPPVCRVMDFGKYKYELQKKQQEGRKKQTLIQLKEIKFRPKTDDHDFETKLKHIRRFLEAGDKCKVTVAFRGREMMHRDRGEMVLRRVLEELGEDAKIDQQPSMEGRTMNMVLSAVEKKK comes from the coding sequence GTGAACCTTTCAAACGCGGAGGAATGCCCTATTACCTCGGTTAAACGTACCCGCTGCAACAAGCAGATCCGGGCTCAAGAAGTTCGAGTCATCGGGGAGGACGGCAAGCAGGTTGGAATTCTGCCTCTGGCCGAGGCTCTCCAGTACGCGGAAAGTCAGGGAGTTGACTTGGTGGAGGTTTCTCCGGAAGCGAATCCTCCGGTCTGCCGGGTCATGGACTTCGGAAAGTACAAGTACGAGCTGCAAAAAAAGCAGCAGGAAGGCCGAAAGAAGCAGACCCTGATCCAACTCAAGGAAATCAAATTCCGCCCCAAGACGGACGATCACGACTTTGAAACCAAGCTCAAGCACATCCGCCGCTTCCTGGAAGCCGGCGACAAGTGCAAGGTGACCGTGGCCTTTCGGGGGCGGGAAATGATGCACCGCGACCGAGGTGAAATGGTGCTGAGGCGGGTCCTGGAAGAGTTGGGCGAAGACGCCAAGATCGACCAGCAGCCGTCCATGGAAGGACGCACCATGAACATGGTGCTCAGCGCCGTGGAAAAGAAAAAATAG
- the rpmI gene encoding 50S ribosomal protein L35 has translation MPKMKTRKSAAKRFKLTGSGKIKRRKAFMSHILTKKSPKRKRQLGKDTILAPANVKSVRKMIPFAK, from the coding sequence ATGCCGAAGATGAAGACACGAAAAAGCGCCGCCAAGCGGTTCAAGTTGACCGGCTCCGGGAAAATCAAGCGCCGCAAGGCCTTCATGAGCCATATTTTGACCAAGAAAAGCCCGAAACGGAAACGGCAGTTGGGCAAGGACACCATCCTCGCACCGGCCAATGTGAAGTCCGTGCGCAAGATGATCCCTTTTGCGAAATAG
- the rplT gene encoding 50S ribosomal protein L20: MRVKRGLAAHRRHKKYLDMAKGYRGARSRLYRTARVTVERALAYAYRDRKVRKREFRALWIVRINAAARVHGLSYSKFMHGLSQAGIELNRKVLADLAVREKEHFGKLAEMAKAKLV; this comes from the coding sequence ATGCGTGTAAAACGCGGCTTGGCGGCCCACCGCCGGCATAAGAAATATTTGGATATGGCCAAGGGCTATCGCGGCGCCCGAAGCAGACTGTACCGCACCGCTCGCGTCACGGTGGAGCGCGCCCTGGCGTACGCCTACCGCGACCGCAAGGTTCGCAAGCGTGAATTTCGCGCCCTGTGGATCGTGCGCATCAACGCCGCGGCCCGGGTCCACGGTCTGTCCTACAGTAAATTCATGCACGGCCTGTCCCAGGCCGGCATCGAACTGAACCGCAAGGTCCTGGCCGACCTGGCTGTTCGGGAAAAGGAACACTTCGGCAAGTTGGCCGAAATGGCCAAAGCCAAGCTGGTCTGA
- the pheS gene encoding phenylalanine--tRNA ligase subunit alpha, with protein sequence MTDSNPERSSGLAEQLDELAQALEQGLGSADTAAEVESIRVAYLGRKGRLAGLMSGLAKTPPDQRPALGQKANQVKALLQERMEARLRELERRKEHELLARFDPSLPGRSHWLGSLHPVTLVTEEICRAFVSLGFEVVEGPELETDFYNFEALNLPPDHPARDMQDTFYIGENTLLRTHTSPLQVRTMQRKTPPVAAIAPGKVYRRDSDLTHTPMFHQIEGFLVDKDVSMADLRGTLTAFVHQIFGPDTVVRFRPSFFPFTEPSAEVDISCMLCGGRGVCAGKTCRVCKQTGWLEILGCGMIDPAVFTAVEYDPEVYAGFAFGLGVERVAMLKYGIGDLRMFFENDVRFVSQFG encoded by the coding sequence ATGACCGATTCGAACCCGGAACGCTCCAGCGGCTTGGCCGAGCAGTTGGACGAACTGGCCCAGGCCCTGGAACAGGGCCTGGGTTCAGCCGACACCGCCGCTGAAGTCGAATCCATCCGCGTGGCCTACCTGGGCCGCAAGGGGCGCTTGGCCGGGTTGATGTCCGGCTTGGCCAAGACGCCTCCGGATCAGCGTCCTGCCCTTGGCCAGAAGGCCAATCAGGTCAAGGCCCTGCTCCAGGAACGGATGGAAGCCCGCCTGCGGGAGTTGGAACGGCGCAAGGAGCACGAGCTTCTGGCCCGCTTCGATCCGTCGCTGCCCGGGCGCTCCCACTGGCTGGGCAGCCTCCACCCGGTGACCCTGGTTACCGAGGAAATCTGCCGAGCCTTCGTTTCGCTGGGGTTTGAGGTGGTGGAAGGCCCGGAGTTGGAAACGGACTTCTACAACTTCGAGGCCCTGAACCTGCCCCCGGACCACCCGGCCCGGGACATGCAGGATACGTTCTATATCGGTGAAAACACCCTGCTGCGGACCCATACCTCGCCCTTGCAGGTGCGCACCATGCAGCGCAAGACCCCGCCCGTGGCAGCCATCGCGCCGGGCAAGGTCTACCGTCGGGACTCCGACCTGACGCACACCCCGATGTTCCACCAAATCGAAGGCTTTCTCGTGGATAAGGACGTAAGCATGGCCGACCTGCGCGGCACCTTGACCGCCTTTGTCCATCAAATCTTCGGTCCGGACACCGTGGTCCGCTTCCGCCCCAGCTTCTTTCCCTTCACCGAACCCAGCGCGGAAGTGGACATTTCCTGCATGCTCTGCGGCGGCCGGGGCGTCTGCGCCGGGAAGACCTGCCGGGTCTGTAAGCAGACCGGTTGGCTGGAAATCCTGGGCTGCGGCATGATCGATCCGGCGGTCTTCACGGCAGTGGAGTACGATCCGGAAGTGTACGCCGGCTTCGCCTTCGGACTGGGCGTGGAGCGAGTGGCCATGCTCAAATACGGCATCGGCGACCTGCGCATGTTCTTCGAAAACGACGTCCGGTTCGTCTCCCAATTCGGCTGA
- the pheT gene encoding phenylalanine--tRNA ligase subunit beta yields the protein MLLSLNWLREFTPYEGSAEQLADRLTMLGLEVEEIIRPFAHLADVVVGRVLECDRHPRSDRLSLCKVDIGQVKTLPIVCGAPNVARGQLVAVAKPGAILPDGKEIVATEIRGETSLGMICSEIELGLGDESDGIMVLEGHFNLGHSLLRVLDLKDEVLNISITPNRGDCLSVLGLAREVAAEFNLPLNPPQSRLPEEGPECSEAVSIAIDDPGLCPLYQARIIQGIRIAPSPAWLKRRLLAVGQRPINNVVDVTNYILMEFGQPLHAFDLAKLAGPAIRVARAEEGQRFTTLDGKERTLLATDLLINDAEKAVALAGVMGGANSEVTETTTDILLECAVFNPISIRKTSRRLGLSSESSYRFERGVDQPGSALALDRAMALIRETAGGSVLRGTVKSEPRPWQAPRIAFRPQRATKLLGLSLDDAFCKTTLQALGCAVADDDQPVWHVTPPGSRRDLEREADLIEEIGRCYGLDRIPAVLPRAAKSLDQLASLAPRTDFARRVKTWGQGLGLTEVVNYSFVSTQELTLMGLMGDLADAETTIALRNPLSEDQNVLRPQLAPGLLQSVRHNLTQGNTTLRLFETAVVFQPDAGSETGAREPSRLGLALTGQRHPEGWPHPTESVANSVDVFDLKGVVEHLLRHLRLPAATFRTLADHSICLPCAEILLDGESCGWLGQVRAEIAESCHARRELFLAEIDLDLLQRRWAESVQSFTALPTFPPVRRDMTVISSQSVTCAAIQEAIQSTDIKLLQDVILVDRFLPKTQPEADEVRHTLRLTYRHPERSLTNEEIDQLHQGLCSRLQEQLPVRFS from the coding sequence ATGCTTTTAAGTCTGAACTGGCTGCGCGAGTTCACGCCATATGAAGGTTCGGCCGAACAATTGGCCGACCGCCTGACCATGCTTGGTCTGGAAGTAGAAGAGATCATCCGCCCCTTCGCCCACCTTGCCGATGTCGTCGTGGGCCGGGTCCTGGAATGCGATCGCCATCCGCGATCGGACCGGCTCAGCCTGTGCAAGGTGGACATCGGCCAGGTTAAAACGTTGCCCATTGTTTGCGGCGCGCCCAACGTGGCCCGGGGGCAGCTGGTGGCCGTGGCCAAACCCGGCGCGATCCTTCCAGACGGCAAGGAAATCGTCGCGACCGAGATTCGCGGAGAGACCTCCCTGGGCATGATCTGTTCGGAGATCGAACTTGGCCTGGGCGACGAAAGCGATGGGATCATGGTCCTGGAGGGCCACTTCAACCTTGGGCACAGCCTGTTGCGAGTCCTGGACCTGAAAGACGAAGTTCTGAACATATCCATCACGCCGAACCGCGGCGATTGCCTCAGCGTACTCGGTCTGGCCCGGGAAGTGGCCGCGGAGTTCAATCTGCCCCTGAACCCGCCTCAATCTCGGTTGCCCGAGGAAGGCCCCGAGTGCTCCGAAGCCGTGTCCATAGCCATTGACGATCCGGGCCTTTGCCCCCTGTACCAGGCCCGGATCATCCAGGGCATCCGCATCGCTCCCAGCCCGGCGTGGCTGAAGCGCCGACTCCTGGCCGTGGGGCAACGGCCCATCAACAACGTGGTGGACGTGACCAACTACATTCTCATGGAGTTTGGCCAGCCCCTGCACGCCTTCGACCTGGCCAAGCTGGCAGGCCCGGCCATCCGGGTCGCCCGGGCCGAGGAAGGCCAACGGTTCACCACACTGGACGGTAAGGAACGCACGCTGCTGGCCACAGATCTGCTGATCAACGACGCGGAAAAAGCCGTGGCCCTGGCCGGGGTCATGGGCGGCGCCAACTCCGAAGTCACGGAGACGACCACGGACATTCTTCTGGAATGCGCGGTCTTCAATCCCATTTCCATCCGCAAGACCTCCCGCCGCCTGGGCCTGTCCAGCGAATCCTCCTACCGCTTCGAGCGCGGGGTGGACCAGCCCGGCTCGGCTTTAGCCCTGGATCGGGCCATGGCCCTGATCAGAGAAACCGCCGGCGGCTCGGTGCTGCGCGGGACGGTCAAAAGCGAGCCCCGGCCTTGGCAGGCCCCCCGCATCGCCTTTCGCCCCCAGCGGGCCACGAAACTGCTCGGCCTGTCCCTGGACGACGCTTTCTGCAAAACCACGTTGCAAGCCCTGGGCTGCGCCGTGGCCGACGACGACCAGCCCGTCTGGCACGTCACCCCGCCCGGCTCCCGCCGGGACCTGGAGCGGGAAGCGGATCTGATCGAGGAGATCGGCCGCTGCTACGGCCTGGACCGCATTCCCGCGGTCCTGCCCCGGGCGGCCAAATCCCTTGACCAACTGGCCTCACTGGCTCCCAGGACCGACTTTGCTCGCCGGGTGAAAACCTGGGGCCAAGGCCTGGGCTTGACAGAGGTGGTCAACTACAGCTTCGTCTCCACCCAGGAACTAACCCTGATGGGTCTGATGGGCGACTTGGCCGACGCCGAGACGACCATTGCCCTGCGCAACCCCCTCTCCGAAGATCAGAACGTCCTGCGGCCCCAACTCGCCCCCGGCCTGCTGCAAAGCGTGCGGCACAACCTGACCCAGGGCAACACCACCCTGCGGCTTTTCGAAACCGCCGTAGTCTTCCAGCCCGATGCAGGCTCCGAAACCGGGGCACGGGAGCCCTCACGCCTGGGCCTGGCCCTGACCGGCCAGCGCCACCCCGAAGGCTGGCCCCATCCCACGGAGTCCGTGGCGAATTCCGTGGACGTCTTCGACCTCAAAGGCGTGGTGGAGCACCTCCTGCGCCATCTGCGCCTGCCCGCCGCCACGTTCCGGACCCTGGCCGACCATTCCATTTGCCTGCCTTGCGCGGAAATCCTGCTGGACGGTGAATCCTGCGGCTGGCTGGGCCAGGTCCGTGCGGAAATCGCCGAATCCTGCCACGCCCGGCGTGAACTGTTCCTGGCGGAAATCGATCTGGATCTGCTCCAGCGTCGCTGGGCCGAGTCGGTCCAAAGCTTCACGGCCCTGCCGACCTTTCCTCCTGTCCGCCGAGACATGACCGTGATCAGTTCACAGAGCGTAACCTGCGCCGCGATTCAAGAGGCCATTCAATCCACCGACATCAAGCTGCTCCAGGACGTAATCCTGGTGGACCGCTTCCTTCCGAAAACCCAGCCCGAAGCCGACGAAGTCCGCCACACCCTGCGCCTGACCTACCGCCACCCGGAACGTAGCCTGACCAACGAGGAAATCGACCAGCTCCACCAGGGACTTTGCTCCCGCCTCCAGGAACAACTCCCGGTCCGTTTTTCCTGA
- a CDS encoding MerR family transcriptional regulator, producing the protein MPSTQRMFPEISPGPKRLRIGEAARKLGLEPYVLRYWETEFPQLAPLRTEKGQRLYTQDDMTVLRRIQKLLHEDGLTIDGARRRLTESAQVHELTTGIIQELQDIRAILTAPARPGARRRP; encoded by the coding sequence ATGCCCAGCACCCAACGGATGTTTCCTGAAATCTCCCCGGGCCCGAAGCGCCTGCGCATCGGCGAGGCGGCCCGAAAGCTTGGCCTTGAGCCGTACGTGCTGCGCTATTGGGAGACGGAATTTCCCCAGCTGGCCCCCCTGCGAACCGAAAAAGGCCAGCGACTCTACACCCAGGACGACATGACCGTATTGCGAAGGATTCAAAAGCTGCTCCACGAAGACGGTCTGACCATCGACGGCGCGAGACGCCGGTTGACGGAAAGCGCCCAGGTTCATGAGCTGACCACCGGGATCATCCAGGAACTTCAAGACATCCGGGCCATCCTGACCGCTCCCGCGCGACCCGGCGCTCGCCGCCGCCCCTGA
- a CDS encoding phage holin family protein translates to MPGIFLRWLMLTVAILAAAYLVEGIQTAGFLSALVTAAVLGILNAILRPILIILTLPATILTMGLFLFVINALLLMMVSGVVGSFHVTGFGSALLGSLIISLVGWLLNSFISDRGRVERVEHIEMRRNHGRWEP, encoded by the coding sequence ATGCCCGGCATTTTTCTGCGTTGGCTGATGCTGACCGTGGCGATTCTGGCCGCGGCCTATCTGGTTGAGGGAATTCAGACAGCGGGCTTTCTCTCCGCCCTGGTCACCGCTGCCGTACTCGGTATTCTCAACGCCATCCTGCGCCCGATCCTGATCATCCTGACCCTGCCCGCGACCATCCTGACCATGGGGCTGTTCCTGTTCGTGATCAACGCCCTGCTCTTGATGATGGTCTCCGGCGTGGTCGGCTCCTTTCATGTGACCGGATTCGGCTCAGCCCTGCTCGGCTCGCTGATCATCAGCCTCGTGGGCTGGCTGCTCAATTCCTTCATCAGCGATCGTGGCCGAGTGGAACGCGTGGAACACATTGAAATGCGCCGCAACCACGGACGCTGGGAACCATGA
- a CDS encoding lactate utilization protein, whose amino-acid sequence MSDYLTQFWNKRLHKAQEGLESNNFETYLVENLVQARETVLNVILPAVNPEVIAWGGSVTFSDSGIMDALKQRKGLKVLDTSDPSLNKGQKQELRRQALLCDLYFTGTNALTESGQLINLDMYGNRVGALVFGPRHVVVLVGRNKLCVDVEEAMLRVKGFVAPANAARLKMKTPCVKTGFCEDCKSPERICNTWTITEKSFPKGRIKVVLVNEDLGL is encoded by the coding sequence ATGAGCGACTATTTGACGCAGTTCTGGAACAAACGCCTGCACAAGGCCCAAGAAGGACTGGAAAGCAACAATTTCGAGACTTACCTGGTGGAGAATCTGGTCCAAGCCAGGGAGACCGTCCTGAACGTGATTCTCCCGGCGGTGAATCCCGAGGTAATCGCCTGGGGCGGCTCCGTGACCTTTTCCGATTCGGGGATCATGGACGCCCTGAAACAGCGCAAGGGTTTAAAGGTGCTGGACACCTCCGACCCGTCCCTGAACAAGGGCCAAAAACAGGAACTGCGCCGTCAGGCCCTGCTTTGCGACCTGTATTTCACCGGGACCAACGCCCTGACCGAGAGCGGCCAGCTGATCAACCTGGACATGTACGGCAATCGGGTCGGGGCTTTGGTCTTCGGCCCTCGCCATGTGGTGGTTCTGGTGGGTCGCAACAAACTGTGCGTGGATGTGGAGGAGGCCATGCTCCGAGTCAAGGGATTCGTGGCCCCGGCCAATGCCGCCCGCCTAAAGATGAAGACGCCTTGCGTCAAAACGGGCTTTTGCGAGGACTGCAAAAGCCCTGAACGAATCTGTAACACCTGGACGATCACCGAAAAATCTTTCCCCAAAGGACGAATCAAGGTCGTTCTGGTCAACGAGGATCTCGGGCTGTAG